The following nucleotide sequence is from Flavimarina sp. Hel_I_48.
TTAGTTAAAGTTAATGCAGCAGTATTTGCCTGCATCGAAAAATTGCCCACTGCCATAACAGCTGCGATTGTTAAGATTGAAAATAGTCTTTTCATTGCTTTTGATCTTAAAATTTGGTTAGTAAAGTGATAAAGATATAAAAATAATTGTTTAAAAATAAAATTAGCAGAGAGGAAGGGATTCGAACCCTCGATACGCTTTTGGCGTATACACGCTTTCCAGGCGTGCGCCTTCGACCGCTCGGCCACCTCTCTCAATAACAAAACCCAAAAAAGGCATAAGGTCCTTTCACTGAATTAGGGATAAGCAAATAACGAAAAAAAAACCGTTCTCAAAAACGTGAAGAGAATAAAATATTTTAAATATTAGCACATTTCCCCACGAATTGATGTTTCAAATATAGTTTTAAAGACTTGTTTTCCCAAATCCTGACCCAAGAGATACATCATCTTTGCAATCGCCGCTTCGGTTGTTATATCCTTGCCAGAGATCACTCCAAGTTGCCCCAATTGTGTACTCGTCTCATAGTTACCCATTTGCACAACTCCGGAAAGGCATTGTGTTACATTGACCACTGGAATATCCCTGTCTATACAATTTTTTAAAAGTTTTAAAAACCAGGGTTGTGTACTGGCATTTCCATTTCCAAATGTCTTTAAAATCACTCCCGAAAATTTTGTTTTCGTGAGCATTTGTGTTAATAATTCCTCATTTAAGCCCGGAAAAAGATGAATAACCAAAATATCGGTGATCATTTTTTCATGAACTATAAGTTTTTTACGCCTATAGGGACGCAGATTTTGATCTGCAATCGTAAGATTTACCCCAGAAGTGGCAAGTGGAATACAATTAGGAGAGGCAAAAGCTTCAAAATGTTCTGCACTTGCCTTAGTTGTCCTATTGCCACGATATAGTTTGTATTCAAAGTAAAGGCATACTTCGGTAATATAAGGACGTCCATTTTTGCGTAGGGAGGCCAATTGTGCCGCGGTAATCAGATTTTCTTTTGCATCTGTGCGTAAGTCGCCTATGGGCAATTGTGAGCCGGTAAGTATTACCGGTTTTGAAAGGTTTTCAAGCATAAAACTAAGGGCAGAGGCTGTGTAGCTCATGGTGTCACTGCCATGAAGAACTACGAATCCATTATGGTCTGCATAGTTTTCATTGATAATGTTACAGATGTCAACCCAATTTGTAGGTTGCATATTTGAGCTATCGATAGGTTGCTCCAGCGAAATAGTTGAAATATCGCAATCAAGCAACTTTAGTTCAGGGATCTGATTTAAAAGTTGGTCAAAATTGAAATTCTTTAGGGCACCGGTTTCAAAATCCTTAACCATACCTATAGTACCACCAGTATAGATAAGGAGTATAGAGCTCTTTTTGCTCATTTCTAAAATTTTTCCTTATTGATTACAGGGTTGGCGTACATAAGTAAGAAACTTTCGCGGGCAACTTCTGTTTCGGTAGTTATCCTTCGTTCTATACGTCGTTCAAAAGAACGCTTGTCCCTTTCTGTATAGGCGTGTTCATATTTTGTGGTATTGTTGTAAAGGTCGTAAGCCACAAGATTAGAAGGCCATAATTTATAAATACCATAGATACAGCGGTCTATTTCCTGGGCAAGTTCTTGTAGCTTATCATTATCAGAAATGGGTTTTGCGTCTATGGTGTCAAAAATTGAATCATCAAGGCTGCCAAGGCTTATATGAACACGTTTTTTGCTGCCCAGGGCACCGCGCATGATACTATTAAAATCCTCATTGCTGCTCTTTACATATTCTACATCTTCACTTTTTGCTATGAGTTCAGGGACCTTGAGAATATCTGTGGGATCAAATTCATAAGAAATCGCCACAGGTACGATTCGCATTTTTTTCAAACAGGTCATTACTGAATCTTGGCCACGATTCATTGCAAGCATTTTCAAAACACCCTGCTGGGTCCTGTCGTTACCATCTTTTGTGCGGCCTTCGCGTTGCGCCATCCATATAGATTGCTTTTCACTTAACAGCGTCTGTATATAAATAGACAGTTTTTTTGAACTGGCAAGCATTTCACGTGGTGATAGGCTGCGGCGAACGAGAAAGTTGCGGTTGAGCTTTGAAAGCGTCAACAAAAAGGATTTTTTGACAAGATTGTCACCTATGGCAGACGCGGTCATGATTTGCTCATGATTTAGTAAGGCAAAATTGATAAAGGAAGTATCCAGGATAATATCCCTGTGATTAGAAAGATAGAGATAGGACTGTGTTCTGTCAAGGTTGTCAAACCCTGATGTGGAAAAGCCTTCCGTACTTTTCTCTATTACTTTTGCCACGGAATAATAGATCACATAGTTCTGAAAATCTTCAATGGAATGGCATTTTTCTAAAATTTCCAGAATTCCCTTTTCATCTTTATCTGGAAAAGTGAATTGTAACAGAGCCCGAAACATGGGGTGCCTGGCGTACTCCATAATGGCGCCATTTACCTCTGGTGCATCGTAAAACCGGATGTCATCGAAAGTTTGCAATAGTTTGTGTTTAATCGATTAGCTATTTATTGGGTAAAAGAACAAAATAATTTGATTTATAGGCAAAAAAACCTGCTTTTTACATGTTTTAGCTCATTTTTAGATTAGGATTTAAAATATTTCGATCAATTATACGGAAGATTTTTATACTTAAATATGCATTACCTGGAGTAGGCCCATCATGTCTAAATATTTCAGGGCTACTTTGTAACTGCCTTAATCCGTATTCAGGTCAAAAATTTGAAGGGTGTTGGCACTTGTTATTTTGGCGACTTCCTCTAGTGGTATGTTATAAATGTGCGCTATTTTTTGTGCTATTTTTAGGAGATAGGCACTTTCATTTCTCTTCCCACGATAGGGGGCAGGCGCGAGGTAGGGGGCATCTGTTTCAAGTATAATTTCTTGAATGGGTATTTCTTTTAAGAACTGATCTATTTTCCCGTTCTTGAAAGTAGCTACACCACCTATGCCCAGTTTTAAATTAAAACTTAGCGCCTTTTTTGCTTGTTCGAGTGTGCCGGTAAAACAGTGAAACGCACCATACAGGTCGTCGTCATGTTCGCTTTCTAAAACCTCAAATGTTTCTTCAAAAGCATCTCTGCAGTGAATTACGATGGGAAGCTTATTCTTTTTCGCCCATTGGATCTGGGTTTTAAATGCTTCCTTTTGAATGTTTAGTGTTGACTTGTCCCAGTAGAGGTCAATCCCTATTTCGCCAACGGCCGTAAAACTTTTTTCCCCGAGCCTATCTGCAACATGTTTGAGTTCACTCTTATAGGTATCCTCTTTCACCTGAGTGGGATGAAGCCCGGTCATTAGGTGCATTTGTTTAGGATATTCAGATTTGAGACGATCCATTTCAGGGGTGTGGGTAGAATCTATTGCGGGCAGGACAAAATTCAATATTCCAAGATCATTTGCCCGTTTTATTACGGCATCACGGTCCTGGTCAAATTCTTCTTTATATAAATGAGTATGTGTGTCTATAAAATGCATGGGCTAAATGTAACCAATGGGAGCCCGTTGTTACAAACTTTAATAAACATTTAATGGAGAGAAGAGCCGTTAAAATCTAAGTTTGTTTGCAATCAATAAAACCAATAGATGTCTTTACGCCAATTTCTAGAACAGAAGGATTATGAACGTATCAAGTTAAATACTACACAAACGGGTCATTATAAGTTTTGTCTTTTCCTTAATAATGTAAAAGGCACGTTTATATTAGATACCGGCGCTTCAAATACCTGCGTTGACCTTAATGCCATAGATCAGTATAATCTATTTGCCATTGATAGCGATATCAAAGCCGCAGGAGCTGGTGCCATTAATATGATGACTCAGATTTCTTCAGATAATACCATAAAAATAAATAAGTGGAAATGTACTGGCGTGGATATAGTCCTGTTTGATCTCTCACATGTAAATACGGCGCTAATAGATCATGAGATTGCTGCCGTTGATGGTATTATGGGTGCAGATATACTCAATCTGGGTAAAGCTATCATTGATTACGACAAAAACTGTTTGTATTTAAAAAGGTTAAAATAAAAATTCGAACAGCTCAATTATCGGTCGAAATGCATATATTTAAAGATAAAGTGAAATTAAGTGTTAAATTAAACTAAATATTTATTATATTGCGGTCTGTTAATTTGATAAACCCCATTTGATATGCATTTAGTTCCTGTTTTCAGCACTTTTTGCGGAATGTTATTATTAGTCATCTTGATTTACAAAATCTTTCAACTATGTTGTGGTAAACGCTACACGGAGAATATGGTAGACGATCAATAGATCGCATTTGAAGAGCACTTTTTTTAGAGGTAAAGCAATTGTGGCGTAGGTATAAATAAAGAAAGCCAGCTACGAGAGCTGGCTTTCACCCCAAATCATAATTGATTATTACAAGTCAATTACAACAGTCTTAAATATTTTCTGCCGTTAAGCAACGCAAATATAAAATAAAATTTGCAATTAGTTCCCGATCCTAAAATTAAATTAAAATTTTTTTATTTTATTTAATTTCAATGGTTGCGTAAATCTAATCAAAAGTATGAATTTTTAAGTGTTGAAATGATTTTTTTCATAAAATTTTTATTCGATTTCTACTTAAAAAAATCATCGTATTGATCATCCCCCAAAAATTAGGACAGTAATTTAAGTTCAAAAATAACTTTAAATTTACTGTATCATGACAAGAAGAAAATTCACATCGAAATTCAAGACCAAAGTAGTCCTTGAAGCTTTAAAAGAGCGTCAAACAACCCAGGAACTGGCTCAGAAATTTGAAATAACCCCTCAGCAGATAGGCACTTGGAAACGGGAGTTTTTAAAAGAAGCCGATACGGTTTTTTCCAAGGGGGGCAAATCCAAAAAATCGGAAGAAGAGGAAAAGAAAGATCAGCTTCTTAAGGTGATCGGGGAGCTTAAAGTTGAGAATGATTTTTTAAATAACGCCTTGCGATAAAGCCTTTAGGGGAGCGTCGAACAATGATAAGCAAGGGTCATTCCAAACTCAGCCTTAAGCGGCAGTGCAAACTATTACAGATCCATCGCAGCGGTATTTATTACAAGCCCCGTGGGGAGAGCGAACTTAATCTAGAACTTATGCGATTGATGGATGAACATTATACCGATCATCCCTTTAAAGGGGCCAAACGGATGCATACCTGGCTTAGCCTGGACAAAGGATACAAGGTTAACAAAAAGCGTATTGAACGCCTCTATTCCAAATTGATGGGGCTCCAGGCTATTATGCCTGGTAAGCATACTTCACGGCGACACAAAGAACATAAGGTTTATCCCTATCTCTTAAGAAACCTCACAGTAGAGCGTCCCAATCAGGTCTGGGCCACTGATATTACTTACATACCCATGCGAAAAGGTTTTATGTACCTGATAGCGATCATAGACCTGCACAGCCGCTTTGTGCTCAATTGGTCGGTATCCAATTCCATGGACGCCCAATGGTGTAAAGAAGCTTTGGAAGAAGCTATTGAGCTGCACGGTAAACCTGAGATACTCAACACAGATCAGGGAAGCCAGTTTACTTCAGAGACCTTTACTGAAAGTGTGCTCTCCAATAAAATCAAACTCAGTATGGATGGTAAAGGAAGAGCTATTGATAATGTTTTTATAGAACGCTTATGGAGAAGTGTGAAATACGAAAACATTTATCTCAATCCCCCGGAATCCGGGGTGGGCCTGTACAGGCAACTCCGGGAATACTTTGATTTTTACAACCATAGACGAAGGCACCAGGGAATAGAAAATCAGATACCCATCAACCGATATTTAAAACAAGAAAGAAAAGCTGCTTAATAAATGAAAAATAGAACTTAATTTAGCAGCAAAGCTGTCCTAACAAATGGGGTTCTTCATTATCTCCTTTCTTTTTAGAATCTTTATATGGTTTTAAAATTTAAAGCCAAATAATCGTATTTAAATGAATTAAAAGACTTTTAAAAACTAATTTTCTGGCACTCTGTATTATTACTTTACGCTAATTTCAGCTTTATGATAACTTTAGTTTAGAGAGTTTTATTTTTTGAAATTGAAAATATTAACACCTTCTTTAAAGGTTTTAAAACCATGATTTCAATTATTCAATACTGGCTATAGTATTTATTTACGGTTCTCTTTTTTACATATTATTCATTTTTAGAACTTATCACACTTAAGTGTAAAGTTTCAGAAGTAGAATTGAAATAATGCTTTCTGAGTAAATGAATATTTTGATAAGATAATTTACTAATTGCATAATACCTGGAAAATAGTGCCGTGTTTTTGAATATGTACTATCATCTTACGGTATTCATTGACTAATATTGCGAACTAAAATCGTAGTATGCGTTGGTTTATTTTTATTCTTCTTTACATTGCCATAGATATTTATTCATTTCAGGCCTTTAGGACGATCACAAAAGTGCAATGGCTACATTATGTGTATCTCGCTCTATCTTTAATTGTACTTGCCAATTTAATTTATCATATCGCCAATACCGATCCGTACAAAGGGTTTGATAGGCTTACCATGTACGCCTTGGGATTTTTTTTGGTCCTGTTTGTACCGAAACTTTTGACGG
It contains:
- a CDS encoding asparaginase, with amino-acid sequence MSKKSSILLIYTGGTIGMVKDFETGALKNFNFDQLLNQIPELKLLDCDISTISLEQPIDSSNMQPTNWVDICNIINENYADHNGFVVLHGSDTMSYTASALSFMLENLSKPVILTGSQLPIGDLRTDAKENLITAAQLASLRKNGRPYITEVCLYFEYKLYRGNRTTKASAEHFEAFASPNCIPLATSGVNLTIADQNLRPYRRKKLIVHEKMITDILVIHLFPGLNEELLTQMLTKTKFSGVILKTFGNGNASTQPWFLKLLKNCIDRDIPVVNVTQCLSGVVQMGNYETSTQLGQLGVISGKDITTEAAIAKMMYLLGQDLGKQVFKTIFETSIRGEMC
- a CDS encoding 1-acyl-sn-glycerol-3-phosphate acyltransferase translates to MQTFDDIRFYDAPEVNGAIMEYARHPMFRALLQFTFPDKDEKGILEILEKCHSIEDFQNYVIYYSVAKVIEKSTEGFSTSGFDNLDRTQSYLYLSNHRDIILDTSFINFALLNHEQIMTASAIGDNLVKKSFLLTLSKLNRNFLVRRSLSPREMLASSKKLSIYIQTLLSEKQSIWMAQREGRTKDGNDRTQQGVLKMLAMNRGQDSVMTCLKKMRIVPVAISYEFDPTDILKVPELIAKSEDVEYVKSSNEDFNSIMRGALGSKKRVHISLGSLDDSIFDTIDAKPISDNDKLQELAQEIDRCIYGIYKLWPSNLVAYDLYNNTTKYEHAYTERDKRSFERRIERRITTETEVARESFLLMYANPVINKEKF
- a CDS encoding TatD family hydrolase — encoded protein: MHFIDTHTHLYKEEFDQDRDAVIKRANDLGILNFVLPAIDSTHTPEMDRLKSEYPKQMHLMTGLHPTQVKEDTYKSELKHVADRLGEKSFTAVGEIGIDLYWDKSTLNIQKEAFKTQIQWAKKNKLPIVIHCRDAFEETFEVLESEHDDDLYGAFHCFTGTLEQAKKALSFNLKLGIGGVATFKNGKIDQFLKEIPIQEIILETDAPYLAPAPYRGKRNESAYLLKIAQKIAHIYNIPLEEVAKITSANTLQIFDLNTD
- a CDS encoding retropepsin-like aspartic protease, whose translation is MSLRQFLEQKDYERIKLNTTQTGHYKFCLFLNNVKGTFILDTGASNTCVDLNAIDQYNLFAIDSDIKAAGAGAINMMTQISSDNTIKINKWKCTGVDIVLFDLSHVNTALIDHEIAAVDGIMGADILNLGKAIIDYDKNCLYLKRLK
- a CDS encoding transposase, which produces MTRRKFTSKFKTKVVLEALKERQTTQELAQKFEITPQQIGTWKREFLKEADTVFSKGGKSKKSEEEEKKDQLLKVIGELKVENDFLNNALR
- a CDS encoding IS3 family transposase translates to MISKGHSKLSLKRQCKLLQIHRSGIYYKPRGESELNLELMRLMDEHYTDHPFKGAKRMHTWLSLDKGYKVNKKRIERLYSKLMGLQAIMPGKHTSRRHKEHKVYPYLLRNLTVERPNQVWATDITYIPMRKGFMYLIAIIDLHSRFVLNWSVSNSMDAQWCKEALEEAIELHGKPEILNTDQGSQFTSETFTESVLSNKIKLSMDGKGRAIDNVFIERLWRSVKYENIYLNPPESGVGLYRQLREYFDFYNHRRRHQGIENQIPINRYLKQERKAA